A genomic stretch from Gemmatimonadales bacterium includes:
- a CDS encoding squalene/phytoene synthase family protein, which translates to MPHGTVAVNDERYCRLMLPKVSRTFALTIRLLPPELGYTVTIAYLLCRIADTIEDAANMEPAARVILLSRFRDTLADASMDAAPLRIAFAGATVPDQALVRDSDNVLREYWRLSREEREAIRPSVQEMCDGMASFVMSFAARSGQVRMLDSVAELERYCYYVAGTVGHLLTRLFVLHGRRLPSARTDRLWTLSTRFALGLQVTNILQDVAADAERGVGFVPHELLAQGQGDAGCPGPTAPALNALVELALARLWDAIDYCACLPRNQYRIRLFCLAAPYFAVRTLRSVQLQLESGLAQPRPKISRAAVYRTLVVTILVAPSNRLMRAYFSLLAGGVRVTSRPHRD; encoded by the coding sequence ATGCCTCACGGGACTGTCGCGGTGAATGACGAGCGTTACTGCCGCCTCATGCTGCCCAAGGTTTCTCGGACCTTTGCGCTGACCATTCGCCTGCTTCCGCCGGAGCTGGGATACACGGTCACCATCGCGTACCTCCTCTGCCGGATCGCGGATACCATCGAAGACGCCGCGAACATGGAACCCGCGGCACGGGTGATTCTGCTCTCGAGGTTTCGCGATACCCTGGCCGATGCGAGCATGGACGCGGCACCGCTCCGCATTGCGTTTGCCGGCGCTACAGTGCCGGACCAGGCGCTCGTGCGGGATTCGGATAACGTTCTGCGGGAGTACTGGAGACTGTCGCGCGAGGAGCGTGAGGCCATTCGGCCCAGCGTCCAGGAGATGTGCGACGGTATGGCGAGCTTCGTTATGTCGTTCGCCGCACGATCCGGCCAGGTTCGGATGCTCGATAGCGTCGCGGAGCTGGAGCGTTACTGCTACTACGTTGCCGGCACGGTGGGTCATCTCCTGACGAGACTGTTCGTTCTGCATGGGCGCCGCCTGCCATCGGCCCGGACCGACCGCCTGTGGACGCTATCGACGCGCTTCGCGCTGGGTCTGCAGGTCACCAACATCCTCCAGGACGTCGCCGCGGATGCAGAGCGCGGCGTGGGCTTCGTCCCGCACGAGCTGCTCGCGCAGGGCCAAGGCGACGCCGGTTGCCCCGGGCCAACCGCGCCCGCGCTTAACGCCCTGGTGGAGCTGGCTCTGGCCCGCCTCTGGGACGCCATCGACTACTGTGCCTGCCTGCCGCGGAATCAGTATAGGATCCGGCTGTTCTGCCTCGCGGCGCCATATTTCGCCGTCCGGACACTGCGCTCTGTGCAGCTGCAGCTCGAATCGGGGCTCGCGCAGCCAAGGCCGAAGATCAGTCGTGCCGCAGTCTATCGGACACTTGTCGTGACGATCCTCGTCGCACCATCTAACAGGCTCATGCGTGCCTATTTTAGCCTCCTCGCGGGAGGCGTCCGCGTGACTTCGCGCCCGCATAGGGACTGA
- a CDS encoding DUF2231 domain-containing protein, whose product MFGYDWPRLHAALNDFPAALLLVSVLFDMLGIFTKRDSLKAAGFWTLVVGVLGTGAAILAGLMAEDVIEHSDQAHAVMETHETLGIIVLVLFGLLALWRIVRRGVWGEKEQPVALTAGVIGVALMVYTSKIGGSLMFDHALGIKAAQMHEIIEQRGGEQHEHEEGEEAPAPGGATGADSMKAMAPDSARPQAHTDSTPHPHQ is encoded by the coding sequence ATGTTCGGCTACGACTGGCCTCGCCTGCATGCCGCGCTGAACGACTTTCCCGCGGCGCTCCTGCTCGTTTCGGTGCTGTTCGACATGCTGGGGATCTTCACCAAGCGAGACTCCCTCAAGGCGGCCGGCTTTTGGACGCTGGTCGTCGGGGTGCTGGGGACGGGGGCCGCGATACTAGCCGGCTTGATGGCGGAGGACGTGATCGAGCACAGCGACCAGGCCCATGCGGTGATGGAGACACACGAGACCCTCGGCATCATCGTGCTGGTGCTCTTCGGCCTGCTCGCGCTGTGGCGCATCGTGCGCCGGGGCGTGTGGGGCGAGAAGGAGCAGCCCGTCGCTCTCACCGCGGGCGTGATCGGCGTGGCTCTGATGGTCTACACGTCGAAGATCGGCGGCTCGCTGATGTTCGACCACGCGCTCGGCATCAAGGCGGCGCAAATGCATGAGATCATCGAGCAGCGCGGCGGCGAGCAGCACGAACACGAGGAAGGCGAGGAGGCCCCGGCGCCGGGCGGCGCGACGGGCGCGGACAGCATGAAGGCGATGGCGCCCGACTCGGCGCGGCCGCAAGCCCACACCGACAGCACGCCACACCCGCACCAGTGA